The Longimicrobiaceae bacterium genome window below encodes:
- a CDS encoding response regulator → MPLKPTLAIADDDALQSELLAAWLEQHGYDVLRFDSGDSLVSWASDTPSYVDAFLLDIDMPGRDGFQSCIDLKSIAIYSGTPAVFVSSVCPETVTERVSAAGGSWMVRKDADLLPRLTSWLQDNLRRPVPA, encoded by the coding sequence ATGCCGCTTAAACCCACCCTCGCCATCGCCGACGACGACGCGCTCCAGTCCGAGCTGCTCGCCGCCTGGCTGGAACAGCACGGCTACGACGTCCTCCGCTTCGACTCCGGCGATTCGCTGGTCAGCTGGGCGTCGGACACGCCCAGCTACGTGGACGCCTTCCTGCTGGACATCGACATGCCCGGCCGGGACGGCTTCCAGAGCTGCATCGACCTCAAGAGCATCGCCATCTACTCCGGCACCCCGGCGGTCTTCGTCAGCTCGGTGTGCCCCGAGACCGTGACCGAGCGCGTGAGCGCCGCCGGCGGGTCGTGGATGGTGCGCAAGGACGCCGACCTGCTGCCGCGCCTCACCTCGTGGCTCCAGGACAACCTCCGCCGGCCCGTTCCCGCGTAG